From the Brassica napus cultivar Da-Ae chromosome A8, Da-Ae, whole genome shotgun sequence genome, one window contains:
- the LOC106425943 gene encoding F-box protein AUF2 — MDVFDGLPDPIVVYILDKVGDVKTLLRCSSLSKRFNSLVPQSESLILRLDQVVTTESPPDSPVSNFFKSVCKPFHGLFSLFSKPAKPIPTTNLSPVIPSKLLSRFDRIKNLDVELLGGDAKPEKGAGIKWKADFGKTLKTCVVVAFRSASTVSSSDGESDAEFVTGLKTRVEWTIKALMAASTRHHLMSQVVKEHKEMESLVMHERGGEGTVVMKSEGLREFRKTEVARDQELEERVEKKQRSVVPSVRMSMRHAPSLKLKSGICLESATLVIVRPSEEYSDVGDDKLATEAFAGSCMYGEAVAALLKRNKNTLDMNSF, encoded by the coding sequence ATGGACGTTTTTGATGGACTTCCAGATCCTATCGTCGTCTATATCTTGGACAAAGTCGGCGACGTCAAAACCTTGCTTCGTTGCAGTTCCCTCTCTAAGCGATTCAACTCGCTCGTCCCTCAGTCCGAGTCACTCATCCTCCGTCTCGACCAAGTCGTTACCACCGAGTCACCACCCGATTCTCCCGTCAGCAACTTCTTTAAATCTGTATGCAAACCCTTTCACGgtttgttttctctgttttctaAACCGGCTAAACCAATCCCAACCACAAATCTTTCTCCGGTTATCCCTTCCAAGCTTCTCTCCCGGTTTGACCGGATCAAGAATCTTGACGTGGAGCTTCTCGGCGGCGATGCAAAGCCGGAGAAAGGCGCCGGAATTAAATGGAAAGCAGATTTTGGTAAAACTCTCAAAACATGCGTCGTTGTAGCGTTTCGCTCCGCCTCCACCGTGTCTTCCTCCGACGGTGAGTCAGACGCCGAGTTCGTGACTGGTCTGAAAACGCGCGTGGAGTGGACGATAAAGGCGTTGATGGCCGCGTCGACACGTCATCACCTGATGAGCCAAGTCGTGAAGGAGCACAAGGAGATGGAGAGCTTAGTGATGCATGAAAGAGGAGGAGAAGGGACGGTGGTGATGAAATCCGAGGGGCTGAGAGAGTTTCGAAAGACGGAGGTCGCGCGTGATCAAGAACTCGAGGAGCGCGTGGAGAAAAAACAGAGGAGTGTGGTCCCGAGCGTGAGGATGAGCATGAGACACGCGCCGTCGCTTAAGCTAAAGAGTGGTATATGTTTAGAATCCGCGACGCTCGTGATTGTAAGGCCGAGCGAGGAATATTCCGACGTCGGGGATGATAAGCTGGCGACGGAGGCTTTCGCTGGGAGTTGTATGTACGGTGAAGCGGTCGCGGCTTTGTTAAAGCGTAATAAGAACACCTTAGATATGAATTCGTTTTGA